From Chrysemys picta bellii isolate R12L10 chromosome 1, ASM1138683v2, whole genome shotgun sequence:
CCAAACCACCGCTTTCAAATACCAGTCCCTTTTGTGCATCTGTATCTGTCTACGTCAGGTGTATGAGGGACTGTATCTCTTATTTCGCCCTGGGAGAAAATAGAACCCTTCACTTGGGCTGTAGCAGGTAAATAAAGGAGGAATTTATTTATAATGTTTCAACATGTTTAACTTGGCTCTGTGTGTAACTTCTGTGATGCATTTGGGACCATACATAGTTTTCACAAATTTTGCTCCTTCCCTCTAACACTTAAGACTGCAGTGGAGCACATTTGCTTATAATCTGACCCCCACAAAAATGCCTGATGCTCTTTCTTGTTTTCTACCCACAGACAAGCATCCTAACCCATCTCTtacccttcccagcccctgcagcctgcCCAGCTGCAAGCATCCTGTCACCAAGTTCTTCCAGTCTCCAGGTGCCCTAAAGCTTGGTTACTTCCTTTGTTTCCCCTTCCCAGAGTTATCTTAAAATCCTACTCACTTCCATTTTGATCTGAAGCGTAAATAATCAAGTGTGTTCATGCTAGGTGCGAGAACTGGAATGATCCTGATCTCTGAAAAAAACACTTCATCACTCTCCTGTCTCCTGAGTAACTCACTTTAGGTGTGGGAGTGCCGAGAATATACATGGATTCAGTGGGCAGGGCCCTGAAGCAAAGACAATCTAGTCAGTCTTCATTTTCCAGGAGCAGTTTAGCTTCTGGATGTTGGGAGTTCAGAGTCTACTGCTGAGTGGATGCGATCTGTGAACGAAACGGAGGAATGTGGGAGAAATGTCAagttctggttttgttttgttttaaatgtttgtttttatccCATGGTTGCGCCCCTGGACAAGATAGAAGCTCCCCTTCCACCACTTTAGGAGGCCAAGCACTGTAGATTTGTTAGGTGCCTGGGAATTGCATCTTAGATGGGTTAATATAAATACCACACAACTACCAGTAATAGTGCATTTATAACCAGGATACACAACTGACTACCCACTCCCTTGACAGGGCCTCTGTGTTATGAAATAGTCCGCTCTGGTTTTACAAGTGAGGGGAGACATTCGCTTTCTTTAATTCTGTTTATTACAATCAGGTGATATCTGCAGTTACACTTAAGCAGAAGGACACATGCTGTTAAATATAGTAACTAATGATTTCACCACTTCCTTTAAGTACAAGGAGAAACAATCAAGCAGACACTGGGTCATTTACTGctgaagagaggctgaggcatCGTGATGGAACAGGAACGCTGACAAGGAAGAGGGGAAGGACTATGGGGGAATTTACACCAAAGTCAAACCTGCCAGGCCTCACTCAGCTGACAAAAGAAAGACTGAACTGGATTAATTTTAAGGCACTGTTTACATGTGATACCACTGCCCTCTAGTGGAAAGATTAAGTGTTAAACTCTGCTGCTAAGGCCTGTACTTGGTTTGAGGTCTGCCTTCGTTTACCACCGTGAAGGGGTGAGTGGCCTTGTTTGGCCTGATGATGACTATCACCTCATACTTCTGGAAATCTCACCATCCTTGCACATGCCaatctggtagggtgaccagatgtcccgattttatagggacagtcccgatttttgggtctttttcttatataggttcctattaccccccatccccagtcctgatttttcatatttgctgtctggtcaccctacaatctGGTGACTTCCCTCATGGTTTCTCGGTAGTTAATTGCTCTCACACCTGGAGCCTTCCACTCAGTATTTCACCAGCAGGGCAGTTGGAGAAAGAAGCACCTCTCATGTCACTCCAAAAATGACCCCTTCAGGTTGCTGACTAGAGGATGAGGTGCTCTGAAAGGGAATACTGCTCCATCACTCAAGGGATGGAAAGATGGAAGTTGATAGGGAAGTTGGTTCCTTTCTATTCTAGTAGCAGGTGAAGTGATAAGTCTTCCACCCAGAAGTATCtaccttaaaatgtattacatGGGCTTTTAAGATTATTGCTAATTTACATACATATTGACAGAAGAATTAAACTGGGGCATCTCTAGGTGCAAAGTGCATTAAGATTTGTTGGTTGCCTTTaatatatatgtttttattttcctatatatatatttacGTTCCTATATTCATGTTGTTAGCTTTTCTTGTTTCTTCTTCACTTTCAACTGTGGCTGGAAATTCAAAGTCAGTGATTCAGTGATGGGTCTTGGTGCTGGTGAGAGGTTTTAGGAGCCCAGAGATGGCACttcctcaccagccagcttcttTGTAGGCATTGTTCAGGCGAGTGCAGATTTCGTTGGTCACCTTCTCAAAGGAAGCCTTGCAGTCTCCACCATATTTCTCCTCCATCAGTTGCAAGATAATGTCACAGATTATCTAAAGGAGAAGGGAGGTTGGGAGGGAAAGAAGTAGACCATGTGAACTCCCTCCATTCTATCTGTGAATAAGAATTGCTGTTTGTCAGTTGGGTTCCTCCTAATAAGAAAAAAGTTGTCTGACTCTTTTTGGCGTAGGGAAAGACACACAGAAACAGCTCTGCAATGTGTGTGGCATTCAGAACTGGAAATGGGTAATGAAAATGAGCTGTGGTGGAAAACCCACTCTACACCATTACCGTTGTTTGTGTAAATCTATCCCATATCTGATGGATTGATTTTGGCTACACTTATATACGTAGTCATAAGAGCATATGAATTGCCATATAAGATaaatcagtggtccatctagtccattaTCCTGTCTGTGACCAGtactaggccatgtctacactacctctTTGGTCagtataatttatgtcgctcaggggtgtgaaaaaacagacCTCTGAGAAACATACATTAGACCAAGAGacgcaccagtgtggacagcgctatatcgAGAGAACTTCTCCCACTGATATAGCTATCGctgcttgtggaggtggttttattatgctgacaggagagctcactcccatcagcatagagtggcTAGATGAGTGATCTTGCAGCGGCGCaactgcattggtacagctgtgccactgtaagctctctagtgtagacacggtCCTAGATGTTTCAGCATATGGTGCATGAAACCATGTACTGAACCATTATGGATTAGCCTGCCCGTAAGGTAAGCTTTCTCCTAATCATCCTCATTTACTAGGTGTCTCCTACTCTGAAACAATGAGGGTCTTTATCTCTTCTTAAATATATATGTAATGTCATTACAATACTAACCTACTTCCTAGGCAAGTCTCAAGATTTAATTAATGCTACCAGAATGCTTTGAAGGTTAAAATTTCTATGTACATTCTATATAGTACTATATTACAAGCCTGGGTAATGTGATGCAAGGGGATGTAGGGATGGGGGAATGGACACTACTGGCAGCACATTTGTCAGTTCTAATTATGGCCTTTCTGCAGCCCCAAATGCATAAGCATCATCGAAGCCGATTGACACCTGTTCTGTCTCACAGAAAAGATGTGCATTCCATTACATGTTGGTATGTTTGAGGGGAGAAGTCTGCTGACTCACCCTAAAGTTCTTGGGGTCAACCTTGAGCTGCATAGCATGTTTCTTGCCAAGTGGGTTCACTATCCCAAGGAAAGCATCAGTGCTGTCGAGGTGTTGGACCAAGTCATTGATGGTGGTGAGGACCCTCTTGCCATGACTCCTGACCTGATCTGACTGTTCCATCTCTTCGGCTGTACCCATCCCTTTAAAGTGGGTGAAGTAGGACTTGGTGTCTGGATGTTCTGTAAACATTCTGCAATGGGTTTGGAGAAGAAATGGGAGAGAAATACAAGACAGTTgagagacttttttttccctCATGAACTGAGCACTGAGGCATTGACACTGGTGTAGCTTCATGTTCAAGACCTCGTCTCATGTACTTCCCTGACTTCTCTCCCTAACTATAGTCCTCACTTGCTCCCTTTTCTGTGTCAGCTCTGGCTTTCTCTGGCCTTCATTCCCTTCTTTCCTAGCAAGTCAAAAGGAGATCCCTGCTAACTCCAGACCACTATCCTGTAGTAGTCTGCCATTCCCTCCGCTCATCCACCTCCAGGATTTTTTCTTGTTAATTAAACTTTAAAACTTGCTCAGGCTGCTGCCAGCCAGAAACCCAGTGACCACAATGATGCTTGCTAAACCAAATGCTCACAGCCTAACTGTCGTCTTCTCTTCCTAGCTAGTTTCACTCATCATTTAACAAAAGTATGTAACAGAAAATGCCTCCAGAGTGTGAGGCCAGGAAGCACATTCACCACCTGTACCTGGATTAAAATCCTACCTTGTCCAGTTTGCCCACTTAAATGGATGatttataaaacaaataaaagctgaAATCCATTGGAAATTGAGAATTCAGACCCACCAAGGATGTTGCGAGAGCCCCAGAAGATGTAAACAGAGAATCCAAGTGGTAGGCTCTTCCCCTTATTTAAATACATGAATAGATGGAGGGAACCCCTAGCATAGGCTTTGTTAGCCAACTCTTTATTCGGGGAAGGCCCAGACTGCAGTTTGCTGCCTGCCTTCAGATGGTTAAGTGTTAGGTACCACTGGCATCATTCACACAAAAGATGGTTTAGGCTGAAGTTACCTGTGAAGGACATGAGGCTTCTTTGTATAGTCCCATCCAAAGTTTAGCGGCACCTTGGCAAATCATGTAAGAACACAATATTTCCCTCACTGGATCAAACTAATAATTTCTTTAGTCTGGCTATAGAAAGTGCCAACTAAGATTCCCTGGGCAGAAGGGCTTATGGTTTAAAGGGGTACAAGTTAATCCACTACAGAGCAATGAAATGCAGAAATGGAGTGGAAGGTGGCCATTGTAATTGAAATGCCGCACAGACGAGCTGAGGTTCAGAGTGTAGCTACATACATGAGAAGTGACTCTAAAAATGGCCTTGTGTGGTTCTAGGTTTGCGACTCCGTGACTATCATATCATTTAATAGGTAAAGatgtttttttattttcccaAAACTTCCAGACCTGCAGGTGTAGCCCAGGATCTGATACTaaatccaggactcctggcttgGGCATCATCgccagtaaaaacaaaaaaacatctgCAATCAGATGTTAGTCACCAATTGTGCAGATAGTGCATGggaaggaatagaatccagttcatTCTCCATGAGCTGTGTTGGTTCAGTAGAGCGAACAGTAATAAAAACGGCTAAATCTTTTACAGTAAATACCACAGGGAACAGATCTGTTGAATGAGACAgcaccattttaaaaattatctcTTTTCTAACCTTAGTTGTACTTTACGGTATTCTAGGATGGAGAGGGAAAGAGCTTTATATACATTTACTGAGGCTGATGCAGGCATTCGGAGTggtgtcagaggaggaaggagtgaTTGAAAGAGACACCAGAAATGGTAAGGAGTCACACTTGGGCAGATCCGTGGCAGGGTTATACAAGTGGGTAAAGGCAGAGATGTAAATGCCAGCTGAGTTATTgggtgctttgaagatgaagagAAGACGTTTGAATTTTTGGGAAGAAGACGGGAAGCCAGTGTTAAAATTCTAGAGGAAAAGATCCAAGGAGAATGAGACTAGAAACAAAGCTATTAGTTATTTAAGAGGAGGTCAGTAGTGAGAGCAATTTCTGTGGAATGAAATAGGTGAAAGCTAGATTGGAAAGGGTCAAGGAGAATTGAAAGAGAAGTTTTGAGGACATAGAAGTAAACAGCTCATTAAAGGAGTTTAGAGGGACATAGGATCTGGTTTCTGTTCCTGGTTCTATCATAGACTAGTATGTGGACTAAGGAAAGTCAGTTAACTTTCTGTTTTGTCTGTCCCATTGTTAGCTGCTTATGGGACAGAGTGAAGAGGAGTGTCTGGCTAGCTGGCCTTCTCTTTTATACTGTTCATTATTGTATATACCTCAGTTATATCTCTTCTTTTCAAGTGAAATAGTTCTAGTTTCTTTCATCTTTTCCAACCCATTTCTCCACACTCCTCTTTTATTTCTCTGAACCTCTTTTGTCTCATCTGTTTCCCACTGAGGTGCGGTTTTATAGCTAATAACGTTTCAAGGCAAGGAATTGTGCGAAGTGCACCAGAACAAGTTCCTAGCATGTAGTTCTCGGTCTCCTTTCCTCCCCTGCTTGGCTAGCAATGGAATGGGATCTTTCTTTACCTGACCAGCACAGttgtcccattgtcttcagcatTGGCATACATCTTCTCCCAGGCCCCACGAGCCCTCTGCACTTCTGCTTCAGAGAATGCCATGTTGAGATCAGAGTGCAGTGAGATGAGAGAGGAAGGGTAGGGAGTTGCAGGTAGTGTGATTTGTGCTCCTGCTCTCTGTTTCAGAGCTCTCTATATACTGCCCTAGGGATTTAAGGGCTTTTGAATGGGTGCTTTGTTTCCACTTCAGTCAGTCACATTTCTGCAGGTTTTAGTGCTGTCTAATCACCTCTAATCAGGAAAGGAGGTTACCatgtggagagggagggatagcaTTCTcactgtgaaggcaggggaccaCAGTACACAGAAGCGGTCTTGCtttgaagggaggggagggagaagaggggttgGGGTTTCAGTGGGCAAGGATGGGGTTTGGGCTGGCCTATCCAATGGCTTTTCAGCCATGGCAGTGTGTCCGTTTTCTTCCATAAAGACACCCCCACACTGCTGTGGGTATCACAGTGGCAGGGTAAGTTTTATACCTTTGACCCCTCACTCAGTATCTTTGTGGCCACTTTTCCAAGTGACAGGCCCAGCACCTGGCTGTCTCTGAGTGGAATCCTGAGATTCACCCCATCTTTAGACTGGGTCTCCAGGCTACAGCACACCTGTTACCAACCATGTTTCCTCAGACAGTCCAGTTGGGTTTGGCCCCTGCTATAGACTTCCCTTCAGGAGCCATGAACACTACATGAAAACAGCGACACCcaacagcttcttcaaaacaaagtatttatttatcCATAGGAATGTAGCAATCAGGGAGAAAAAGGCCTGCAAGAAGGCCTACACCCACATAATGCTTAGCATTTCCCCCCACACTTAGGGAGCCATGAGAGGAGGGTCAGCGTCTCCCCAGCAGTAATTCCTCCTTTGGACACTCTCA
This genomic window contains:
- the LOC101937077 gene encoding cytoglobin-1-like, producing the protein MAFSEAEVQRARGAWEKMYANAEDNGTTVLVRMFTEHPDTKSYFTHFKGMGTAEEMEQSDQVRSHGKRVLTTINDLVQHLDSTDAFLGIVNPLGKKHAMQLKVDPKNFRIICDIILQLMEEKYGGDCKASFEKVTNEICTRLNNAYKEAGW